A single region of the Corticium candelabrum chromosome 15, ooCorCand1.1, whole genome shotgun sequence genome encodes:
- the LOC134190885 gene encoding uncharacterized protein LOC134190885 — protein sequence MMCCIEHYPDEPTLTRYQSVYRVDRGVELEIFYHSKKYLIVTINTNRPCHEIAPLCTKIWLFIIEKLRDLKELGLPNFQFSVNIQRSGPAVAVDPTKLVCIDDYKASEDTQLRENESKRDVELDHNEKAALDCWFYEQRNDAQGTAQELKCRADSACTHDEIVAVASIVSADWERLVSELSKTFTVNKIEEIQYDQKRRYMQARKALDVWTKERGNAASQQLLIKSMCKIHWRLQAEEVFGRELVQYVSPQKNDLK from the coding sequence ATGATGTGTTGCATTGAGCATTATCCTGACGAACCGACGTTGACTCGTTACCAGTCTGTGTATCGAGTTGATAGGGGTGTGGAATTAGAAATTTTTTACCATTCAAAGAAATACCTCATTGTGACCATTAACACGAACAGGCCATGCCATGAAATTGCACCTTTATGTACAAAGATTTGGCTGTTTATCATTGAAAAGCTCCGCGATTTGAAGGAACTAGGGTTGCCGAATTTCCAGTTTTCAGTAAACATTCAACGTTCAGGACCAGCTGTTGCTGTGGATCCCACTAAGCTAGTATGTATAGACGACTACAAAGCAAGTGAAGACACGCAACTTAGAGAAAATGAAAGCAAACGTGATGTCGAGTTGGATCACAATGAAAAAGCTGCACTAGACTGTTGGTTTTATGAACAGAGAAATGATGCTCAAGGAACAGCACAAGAGCTAAAGTGTCGAGCAGAcagcgcatgcacacacgatGAGATTGTAGCTGTAGCATCGATTGTATCCGCTGATTGGGAACGTCTTGTTTCAGAGTTGTCAAAAACTTTTACCGTGAACAAGATAGAAGAGATACAGTATGACCAGAAGAGAAGGTACATGCAAGCTAGAAAGGCATTGGACGTGTGGACTAAAGAACGTGGTAACGCAGCCAGCCAGCAATTACTGATCAAATCAATGTGTAAGATTCATTGGAGATTACAAGCTGAGGAAGTTTTTGGTAGAGAACTAGTCCAGTATGTTAGTCCACAAAAGAATGATTTGAAATGA
- the LOC134190929 gene encoding uncharacterized protein LOC134190929: MTSLLLLDSMLSVSHKHMDLKEELSAYKTRVANRKVKAVDMEAFYFMNQAIESFKRKEVPGKAVVMKGIAATEWLKLVVKSLNGEAVQLKAKSSDTIATLKEQLSSKKDSSSMDQLLLLYGKQLRDEQTLSDAGLANGMTLSCVACPLIVRALQRGPTTKITRVKIVIVGKDGTGKTSFKRSLLKQKFQKGELSTPVVARPEVAVCEACNWRVLHDKDEELLDRQIARAAIHAQGTANVDESGSEDANQTNDENREIIHSQLGTNTSSEATAPIQDTASATNTDELDNKAAAAIDDAESSTGDDKLDEAIVLTESIGRAIEQFKNDPDLLKQEASKVYYAIWDLGGQEVLLPGQQQAITPGSIVCVVFDARKYLDDIAQSFHCSSTTLKETQIPNVWIETNYDAVSLWASGTFLARIEDWHILEQYASPVMFLIGTHIAEASEEMIQKQNAFLSKKFCDQQFTEHIYQPSNQLDDWFFHVENSVSDPESPTEHPGVIAVKHAIETLTGDESFKSVIPATWSVLEKICDALEKKSSSALSYVKVIMPFAERLCRIFDEAEVRLALVYLDKAGSVIFPQAYLNTARSLEFRQKSEKLKDVVVTKPNWLFKVYSVIASVYYPSGLLSKPWKEAKKSGIVSWKLMKDFLEKVGVKEDEYEIALNLLNWFYMLCPKPSPSAPVSSYETDYFVPCLLESESKRQPEGAARESK; this comes from the exons ATGACATCATTGCTATTGTTGGATTCCATGCTCTCAGTGTCACACAAGCATATGGACCTGAAAGAAGAGTTGAGTGCTTACAAAACACGCGTAGCCAACAGAAAGGTGAAGGCAGTAGACATGGAAGCTTTCTACTTTATGAATCAAGCCATTGAGAGCTTCAAGAGAAAAGAAGTACCAGGCAAAGCAGTCGTCATGAAAG gAATTGCCGCAACTGAATGGCTGAAATTAGTAGTCAAGTCACTAAATGGGGAAGCTGTGCAATTGAAGGCAAAGTCATCCGATACTATTGCCACACTGAAGGAGCAACTTTCTAGCAAGAAAGACTCTTCGTCCATGGATCAACTACTCCTTCTCTATGGAAAACAATTGCGTGATGAGCAAACATTGTCTGACGCAGGATTAGCTAATGGAATGACACTGAGTTGTGTTGCTTGTCCAC TTATTGTGCGAGCTTTGCAGCGAGGACCTACGACTAAAATAACTCGAGTCAAGATTGTCATTGTTGGCAAAGACGGAACTGGCAAGACATCCTTTAAGCGATCCTTGCTCAAGCAGAAGTTTCAGAAAGGTGAACTAAGCACACCTGTGGTGGCTAGACCAGAAGTGGCTGTTTGTGAAGCATGCAACTGGAGAGTTTTGCATGACAAAGACGAGGAATTgttagatagacaaatagctAGAGCAGCGATCCATGCACAGGGTACTGCTAATGTAGATGAGTCAGGCAGCGAAGACGCCAACCAAACAAACGATGAGAATAGAGAAATCATTCACAGTCAATTGGGCACGAACACAAGCAGTGAAGCAACTGCACCAATTCAAGATACTGCCAGCGCAACTAACACTGACGAGCTAGACAACAAagcagctgcagcaattgATGATGCTGAAAGCAGCACGGGTGATGACAAACTGGATGAAGCAATTGTTCTAACCGAATCAATTGGTCGTGCTATAGAGCAGTTTAAAAATGATCCCGATTTACTGAAGCAAGAAGCTTCCAAAGTGTATTATGCCATCTGGGATTTAGGAGGTCAGGAAGTCCTACTTCCTGGTCAACAACAAGCCATCACACCAGGAAGTATTGTTTGTGTCGTTTTTGATGCACGCAAGTATCTCGATGACATAGCTCAATCATTCCACTGTTCTTCTACTACCTTAAAAGAAACCCAGATTCCTAACGTGTGGATTGAAACCAACTATGATGCTGTGTCTTTATGGGCATCTGGTACTTTCTTGGCAAGAATTGAGGATTGGCATATATTAGAGCAATATGCATCCCCAGTCATGTTCCTGATCGGAACACATATCGCTGAAGCCAGTGAAGAGATGATACAGAAACAGAATGCATTTCTGTCTAAGAAGTTTTGTGATCAGCAATTTACAGAGCACATCTACCAACCAAGCAACCAACTCGATGATTGGTTTTTCCATGTTGAAAACTCGGTATCTGACCCAGAATCTCCAACTGAGCATCCGGGTGTGATTGCAGTTAAGCACGCCATTGAAACGTTAACAGGCGATGAGTCATTTAAAAGTGTGATACCAGCAACTTGGTCAGTGCTGGAGAAAATCTGCGATGCTTTAGAAAAGAAATCGAGCAGTGCCTTGTCGTATGTCAAAGTTATCATGCCTTTTGCCGAGCGATTGTGTCGTATCTTTGACGAGGCAGAAGTTCGTCTTGCTTTGGTGTATTTGGATAAAGCCGGATCAGTAATATTTCCTCAGGCATATTTAAATACAGCCAGATCATTAGAATTTCGTCAGAAAAGTGAGAAGTTGAAGGATGTAGTTGTCACCAAACCGAACTGGCTTTTCAAGGTTTATTCAGTAATTGCATCCGTTTATTATCCTTCTGGGTTATTAAGTAAGCCTTGGAAAGAAGCAAAGAAATCAGGAATAGTTAGTTGGAAACTGATGAAGGATTTCCTTGAAAAGGTAGGAGTGAAGGAAGATGAGTATGAAATTGCATTGAATTTGTTGAACTGGTTCTATATGCTCTGCCCTAAACCTTCACCATCTGCTCCAGTAAGTTCTTATGAAACAGACTACTTTGTTCCATGTCTACTAGAGTCTGAGTCAAAAAGGCAACCAGAAGGTGCTGCTCGTGAATCCAAATGA